A genomic stretch from Helianthus annuus cultivar XRQ/B chromosome 1, HanXRQr2.0-SUNRISE, whole genome shotgun sequence includes:
- the LOC110864772 gene encoding protein TRIGALACTOSYLDIACYLGLYCEROL 4, chloroplastic isoform X2 encodes MRKLRWVRDDDGLWDLDRSTPATLNGIARPVPSDPIPSVLGLSRGIRLSRPKQVDFFQRFMFMPFVPSYSLHTPHPQSPPGFSLQRVFSLPTFALDRWFGTVLGQFNLQKLVSGIKKNGFRQPTRQSPWFQSVAEHLSDKSLYAVDLCSEFYLTPDDSLLLSLESYGYDDYKTPRKKAVFHHKFPCHNLTLEAASPGLFVDKDGTFYDVPLTMAVDLASVSSSDSGPSYHICINHNAGPPKKIGSQQNDDATVASLQPGLSATTAFSFKNSIDVWRSRAPKLKMVQPYDIFLSNPHISATGIIGCVMTACFGDNSVRAPRGDGSKGFGLGVRRGNCALLADSFATVSLSAQHGTFQKMFLDLTRFQAVLDFPSGSTFFSGAASLANDVYNSRAPNLQAIQDICPNTTLSLHQQLC; translated from the exons ATGAGGAAATTGAGATGGGTAAGGGACGATGATGGGTTGTGGGATTTGGACCGCTCGACTCCGGCCACCCTCAATGGCATTGCCCGACCCGTACCCAGTGACCCGATCCCATCGGTCCTTGGATTGTCCAGAGGGATTCGCCTTTCAAGACCCAAACAGGTGGACTTCTTTCAGCGCTTCATGTTTATGCCCTTTGTCCCTTCCTACTCCCTTCATACTCCTCATCCTCAATCTCCTCCCGGTTTTTCTCTTCAACGTGTTTTCTCATTACCTACTTTCGCCCTTGATCGCTG GTTTGGAACAGTGCTTGGTCAGTTTAATCTACAAAAGTTGGTGTCTGGTATCAAGAAAAACGGGTTCAGGCAACCTACACGCCAATCTCCATGGTTCCAAAGCGTTGCCGAGCATCTCAGCGATAAGTCTTTGTACGCCGTTGATCTCTGCTCCGAGTTCTACCTAACACCTGATGATTCTCTTCTTTTAAGCTTAGAATCTTACGGTTATGATGACTACAAGACACCTCGAAAAAAAGCAGTTTTTCATCACAAG TTCCCATGTCATAATCTAACTCTCGAAGCAGCTTCTCCGGGACTTTTTGTTGACAAGGATGGGACTTTCTACGATGTTCCGTTGACCATGGCAGTTGATTTGGCATCGGTTTCTTCTTCCGATAGTGGCCCAAGTTACCACATCTGCATCAACCATAATGCCGGACCACCGAAGAAAATCGGGAGCCAGCAAAACGACGATGCGACGGTCGCCTCTTTACAGCCTGGTTTGTCTGCAACAACTGCGTTTTCTTTCAAAAATAGCATTGACGTATGGAGAAGTCGAGCGCCAAAGTTAAAAATGGTGCAACCGTACGATATATTCCTCTCCAATCCTCATATTTCAGCAACAGGAATCATTG GATGTGTGATGACTGCATGTTTTGGAGATAATTCAGTTAGAGCGCCACGTGGCGATGGTTCTAAAGGCTTTGGTCTTGGTGTAAGGAGGGGAAACTGTGCTTTATTAGCTGATTCATTTGCGACGGTTTCACTATCTGCACAGCACGGAACTTTCCAGAAGATGTTCCTTGATCTAACTCGTTTTCAGGCCGTCCTCGATTTCCCCTCTGGTTCAACTTTTTTTTCGGGTGCTGCTTCTTTGGCAAATGACGTATATAATTCTCGAGCACCTAATCTACAAGCAATTCAGGATATTTGTCCAAATACCACCCTTTCGCTTCACCAGCAG